One Bdellovibrio bacteriovorus str. Tiberius DNA segment encodes these proteins:
- the ileS gene encoding isoleucine--tRNA ligase: protein MTNANTRSTPYSAVKPDVNLAKQEESILDFWDQEKIFAQSLNPEGKKTYSFYDGPPFATGLPHYGHLLAGVLKDVVPRYWTMKGYTVPRRFGWDCHGLPVEYEINKTHKIESRKDVFKMGVANYNDACRSIVKRYSTEWKTTVRRVGRWVDMENPYFTMDVSFMQSVWWVFQQLFEKGLIYEGYKVVPYSVGISTSLSNFEANQNYKMVQDPAITVMFKLVNQPDTSIMAWTTTPWTLPSNLALAVGNDIEYVKILEKSTGRKLIMAQALLSSVFKKADDEVEVLQMMKGTELVGLTYEPLFPYFGDRADKGAFRIISSDHVTTESGTGVVHMAPAFGEEDYYACAKAGIPMVNPVDDDGMFTSEVPDYAGKRVKEADKDIIADLKKRGNLFKQDTIQHSYPFCYRSDTPLIYRAVSSWFVAVEKIKEELIANNKQTSWVPDHLRDGRFGNWLEGARDWAISRNRFWGTPLPIWRNAEGEVMCIGSRAELEKLSGQKVDDLHIEFVDKITIPSPTGKSPLKRVDGVLDCWFESGSMPYAQWGYPETSVEDFKKAFPADFIAEGLDQTRGWFYTLSIIGTALFNQAPFKNVVVNGLVLAEDGRKMSKSLKNYPDPMEVLNQHGADALRLYLIDSPVVKAQELKFSEKGVYDIVRKILLRWWNSYSFFANYANIDGFVPKGDAKKSPNILDQWVLSRLNGLIANTHKEMDAYRLYNVVPHLLQFIEDLTNTYIRFNRSLFWQDGMPETKRYAYETLHEVLVTLSRLMAPFAPFMSEVTYKNLSQVLKDKKDSVHLESFPAADLSMLRPELEEAVKAMDTLVTLGRNHREKIGVKAKIPLNEIKIIHRSAELLETLKKFEPFFVDELNFRKVVYNPNEDQFVQVSAKANFPVLGKRLGPKMKAVGAGIMSMSLEKILKLEGGGVVVIEGEEISLSDVEIRRAPKGDNANLSVHQIVSIEVDPTVTPEQEREGLAREIMRKIQVARKTADFQMDDKITLEIACDGALLDALNAHKDMITGETLTKNLNILALTAEPNGKHTETSDIDGQTIKIGVTNLPR from the coding sequence ATGACAAATGCAAACACACGTTCGACACCGTATTCAGCCGTAAAACCAGATGTGAATCTTGCCAAGCAGGAAGAGTCTATTTTGGACTTCTGGGATCAGGAGAAAATTTTTGCTCAATCTTTGAATCCTGAAGGCAAAAAAACTTACAGCTTCTACGACGGGCCTCCGTTTGCAACCGGTCTTCCGCACTATGGTCACTTGCTGGCGGGTGTGTTGAAGGACGTGGTTCCTCGTTACTGGACGATGAAAGGCTACACTGTGCCTCGTCGTTTCGGTTGGGACTGTCATGGTCTTCCGGTCGAGTATGAAATCAACAAGACTCATAAAATTGAAAGTCGCAAAGACGTTTTCAAAATGGGTGTTGCCAATTACAACGACGCTTGTCGTTCGATTGTAAAACGTTATTCCACCGAATGGAAAACCACGGTTCGCCGTGTGGGTCGTTGGGTGGATATGGAAAATCCATACTTTACGATGGACGTGTCTTTCATGCAGTCCGTGTGGTGGGTGTTCCAGCAGCTGTTTGAAAAAGGTCTGATCTATGAAGGTTACAAAGTCGTTCCTTACTCTGTAGGGATCTCGACGTCTCTTTCAAACTTTGAAGCCAATCAGAACTACAAAATGGTTCAGGATCCGGCAATCACGGTGATGTTCAAGCTGGTAAATCAGCCGGATACATCGATCATGGCTTGGACGACGACTCCTTGGACATTGCCTTCCAACCTGGCGTTGGCTGTGGGTAATGACATCGAATACGTCAAGATTCTTGAAAAATCCACGGGTCGCAAGTTGATCATGGCGCAGGCGCTGCTTTCTTCGGTCTTCAAAAAAGCCGACGATGAAGTTGAAGTTCTTCAGATGATGAAGGGCACAGAGCTTGTGGGTCTGACTTACGAACCTTTGTTCCCTTACTTTGGTGATCGCGCTGACAAAGGTGCGTTCCGTATTATTTCTTCTGATCACGTGACCACTGAAAGTGGTACGGGTGTGGTGCACATGGCGCCAGCATTCGGTGAAGAGGATTACTATGCTTGCGCAAAAGCCGGCATCCCGATGGTCAATCCCGTGGATGACGACGGTATGTTCACGTCTGAGGTTCCTGACTATGCTGGGAAGCGTGTAAAGGAAGCTGACAAGGATATCATCGCGGATCTTAAAAAACGCGGAAACCTGTTCAAGCAAGACACCATTCAGCATAGTTACCCATTCTGTTATCGTTCCGACACGCCACTGATCTATCGTGCGGTGTCTTCATGGTTTGTGGCCGTTGAAAAAATCAAGGAAGAGCTGATTGCCAACAACAAACAGACCTCCTGGGTTCCGGATCATCTGCGTGATGGCCGTTTCGGCAACTGGCTGGAAGGCGCTCGTGACTGGGCGATTTCGCGCAATCGTTTCTGGGGTACACCTCTGCCAATCTGGAGAAATGCCGAAGGCGAAGTGATGTGTATCGGTTCCCGTGCCGAACTTGAAAAACTATCCGGCCAGAAGGTCGACGATTTGCACATTGAATTTGTGGATAAGATCACGATCCCGTCTCCAACCGGCAAGTCGCCGTTGAAGCGTGTGGATGGTGTATTGGATTGCTGGTTTGAATCCGGCTCTATGCCGTATGCACAATGGGGTTATCCTGAAACATCTGTGGAGGATTTCAAAAAAGCCTTCCCGGCGGACTTCATCGCAGAAGGTCTGGATCAGACACGCGGCTGGTTCTACACGCTTTCCATCATTGGTACGGCTTTGTTCAATCAGGCTCCGTTCAAGAACGTGGTCGTTAACGGTTTGGTTCTGGCTGAAGACGGTCGCAAGATGTCCAAGTCCCTGAAAAACTATCCGGATCCGATGGAAGTGTTGAATCAGCATGGTGCAGATGCTTTGCGTTTGTACTTGATCGACTCACCAGTGGTGAAGGCTCAGGAATTAAAATTCTCTGAAAAAGGCGTTTACGACATTGTTCGTAAGATTTTGCTAAGATGGTGGAATTCTTATTCGTTCTTTGCGAACTATGCCAATATCGATGGCTTTGTTCCAAAGGGTGATGCGAAGAAGTCTCCAAACATTCTGGACCAGTGGGTTTTGTCCCGTCTGAACGGTCTGATTGCGAACACGCACAAGGAAATGGACGCTTATCGTCTGTACAACGTTGTGCCTCACTTGCTTCAGTTCATTGAAGACCTGACAAACACCTACATCCGTTTCAACCGCAGCTTGTTCTGGCAAGACGGCATGCCGGAAACCAAACGTTATGCCTACGAGACTTTGCATGAAGTTCTTGTGACCCTGTCACGTCTGATGGCGCCGTTTGCTCCGTTCATGTCTGAAGTGACTTACAAGAATCTTTCACAGGTTCTGAAAGACAAGAAAGACTCTGTTCACCTTGAATCCTTCCCGGCGGCAGACCTTTCCATGCTTCGTCCTGAATTGGAAGAAGCCGTGAAAGCCATGGACACGTTGGTGACCCTGGGTCGCAATCACCGTGAAAAAATCGGCGTGAAAGCAAAAATCCCTCTGAATGAAATCAAGATCATCCATAGAAGTGCAGAACTTCTGGAAACTTTGAAAAAGTTCGAACCGTTCTTCGTGGACGAATTGAACTTCCGCAAAGTTGTATACAACCCGAATGAAGATCAATTCGTTCAGGTGTCTGCCAAGGCGAACTTCCCGGTATTGGGTAAACGTCTGGGACCTAAGATGAAAGCTGTGGGCGCGGGCATCATGTCCATGTCCTTGGAAAAAATCCTGAAGCTTGAAGGCGGCGGTGTTGTTGTCATCGAAGGTGAAGAAATCAGTCTGTCTGATGTGGAAATCCGTCGTGCACCTAAAGGTGACAACGCGAACTTGTCCGTGCACCAGATCGTTTCCATCGAAGTGGATCCGACAGTGACCCCAGAGCAGGAACGTGAAGGTCTGGCTCGTGAGATCATGCGTAAGATCCAGGTCGCTCGTAAAACAGCGGACTTCCAGATGGATGACAAGATCACTTTGGAAATCGCCTGTGACGGTGCTTTGCTGGATGCATTGAATGCGCATAAGGACATGATCACCGGTGAAACTTTGACGAAGAATCTGAACATCCTGGCGTTGACGGCAGAGCCTAACGGCAAACACACGGAAACATCAGACATCGATGGTCAGACGATTAAAATCGGCGTCACCAACCTGCCAAGATAA
- the kdsA gene encoding 3-deoxy-8-phosphooctulonate synthase, which translates to MQNKVVKIGNIEVANNKPFVLFAGLNVLESRDMAMQVCEHFVKITDKLKIPYVFKSSFDKANRSSIHSYRGPGMEEGLKIFAELKKTFGVKVITDVHEIHQAKPVAEVVDVIQLPAFLARQTDLVEAMARTGAVINVKKPQFLSPGQMGNIVDKFAECGNDKIILCDRGTNFGYDNLVVDTLGFNIMKKVSKGSPVILDATHALQCRDPFGAASGGRRGQVAELSRAGLAVGLAGLFIESHPNPDKALCDGPSALPLSKVEPFLQQMKALDDLVKSFPELNTEN; encoded by the coding sequence ATGCAAAATAAAGTCGTCAAAATCGGAAATATCGAAGTCGCCAACAACAAACCTTTTGTTTTGTTTGCCGGACTGAATGTCCTTGAGTCCCGTGACATGGCCATGCAGGTGTGTGAACACTTCGTGAAAATCACCGACAAACTGAAAATTCCGTATGTCTTTAAATCCTCTTTTGATAAAGCCAACCGTTCCTCTATCCACTCTTACCGTGGACCGGGCATGGAAGAGGGTTTGAAGATTTTTGCTGAACTAAAAAAAACTTTCGGCGTGAAAGTCATCACCGACGTTCACGAAATCCATCAGGCAAAACCCGTTGCTGAAGTTGTCGACGTAATCCAGCTTCCAGCCTTTCTGGCACGCCAGACGGACTTGGTTGAAGCAATGGCTCGCACCGGTGCGGTTATCAACGTGAAAAAACCCCAGTTCCTGAGCCCCGGCCAAATGGGTAACATCGTCGACAAGTTTGCAGAGTGCGGAAATGACAAAATCATTCTGTGCGACCGTGGTACTAACTTTGGTTATGACAATCTGGTGGTGGATACTCTGGGCTTTAACATCATGAAGAAAGTTTCCAAAGGCAGCCCGGTGATTTTGGATGCGACCCACGCCTTGCAGTGCCGCGATCCATTTGGTGCTGCTTCTGGTGGCCGTCGCGGTCAGGTGGCCGAATTGTCCCGCGCGGGTCTTGCCGTGGGCCTTGCAGGTCTTTTCATCGAAAGCCATCCGAACCCGGATAAAGCCCTTTGCGACGGACCGTCAGCACTGCCACTTTCCAAAGTGGAACCGTTCCTGCAACAAATGAAAGCTCTGGACGATCTGGTAAAATCCTTCCCAGAACTGAACACCGAAAACTAA
- a CDS encoding DUF1989 domain-containing protein has translation MEVSTLSPFCRIPARKGAGFTLRRGQKLRVVSPEDMQVADLFCYSISDVTETLSSGRSIDYNDTIYLTQGHDLYSNRSNVMLSVLEDSCGRHDFLMTPCSLRMFQIIAGNSDHHPSCHENLVQAFQDLGIAEDTVGTTFNLFMNVEVNSQGLISIQPPKARAGDYILLQAQMDLHVGLTACSHPETNHFHCKPIHYRIE, from the coding sequence GTGGAAGTAAGCACGCTTTCTCCGTTTTGCCGCATTCCTGCCCGGAAGGGGGCAGGGTTTACGTTGCGTCGCGGGCAGAAGCTTCGGGTGGTCAGTCCGGAGGACATGCAGGTCGCGGATCTGTTTTGTTATTCGATTTCTGATGTAACGGAAACTTTGTCCAGCGGCCGGTCGATTGACTATAACGACACGATCTATCTGACTCAAGGACATGATCTTTACTCCAATCGCAGCAATGTGATGCTGTCGGTTTTAGAGGACAGTTGTGGACGGCATGATTTTTTGATGACTCCGTGCAGTTTGCGGATGTTTCAGATCATCGCGGGAAATTCAGATCATCACCCCAGCTGTCATGAAAATCTGGTGCAGGCATTTCAAGACCTGGGTATTGCTGAAGACACCGTGGGCACCACGTTCAATCTTTTTATGAATGTCGAAGTGAATTCCCAGGGCTTGATTTCCATTCAGCCACCCAAGGCGCGGGCCGGGGATTATATTTTACTGCAGGCGCAGATGGACCTGCATGTGGGGCTGACTGCGTGTTCTCATCCGGAAACGAATCACTTTCATTGCAAGCCCATTCACTATCGAATCGAGTGA
- the gntA gene encoding guanitoxin biosynthesis heme-dependent pre-guanitoxin N-hydroxylase GntA, producing the protein METFQIEADLKSLINQRHYPCVAAIQALHHQDYSFDVYEDFGTGESRHRLALNLIRFKHEQRRSQVPYLSYFAIYSQDRANTEEEFERKMWRELSALWEDEKIAGSWDPQFSDDPEDQNFCFSLDGSAYFVVGLHPAASRTSRRLPYNALVFNLYSQFTELMKKGTYDSMVKVNRDRDLRFQGSVNPMAQTYNESWESIQFSGRNNPPEWKCPFTKGLGILRSKLWK; encoded by the coding sequence ATGGAAACCTTTCAAATCGAAGCCGACCTTAAATCCCTGATAAATCAGCGTCACTATCCGTGCGTGGCCGCGATTCAAGCCCTGCATCACCAGGACTACAGTTTTGATGTCTATGAAGACTTCGGGACCGGGGAATCCCGGCACCGTCTGGCGCTGAATCTGATTCGTTTTAAGCACGAACAACGACGCAGCCAGGTGCCTTACCTAAGTTACTTTGCCATTTATTCCCAGGACCGGGCCAATACCGAGGAAGAGTTTGAACGGAAGATGTGGCGTGAGCTGTCTGCTCTTTGGGAGGATGAAAAAATCGCTGGCAGCTGGGATCCTCAGTTCAGCGACGATCCGGAAGATCAGAATTTTTGTTTCAGTCTGGATGGGAGCGCTTACTTTGTCGTGGGACTGCATCCGGCAGCCAGCCGCACGTCCCGAAGGCTTCCTTACAATGCTCTGGTGTTTAATCTGTACAGTCAATTCACCGAGCTGATGAAAAAAGGCACTTATGATTCCATGGTGAAGGTCAACCGGGACCGGGATCTGCGCTTTCAGGGCTCTGTAAATCCCATGGCCCAAACTTATAATGAATCCTGGGAAAGTATTCAGTTTTCGGGCCGGAACAATCCGCCGGAATGGAAGTGTCCGTTCACGAAGGGCCTGGGAATTTTACGGAGCAAGTTGTGGAAGTAA
- a CDS encoding DegT/DnrJ/EryC1/StrS family aminotransferase, protein MSIQQVPFITLNRFEPGFRDEFLNGVANLFDKTQFVGGPIVGEMEANLAAYTKSKHAIGCANGTDAIQIALRAVGVNKNDKVLVPDMTFWATFEAVVNVGANPVTVDVNRETCHWDLATFKQAVEQFKPKAAVMVHLYGWASADTLEIRKFAKEAGVLLIEDGAQCFGTEIDGQSILGTALISTTSFYPAKVLGASGDAGAIFTTSDEYAKNCRTLINHGRTDHYSHGMIGWNSRIGAYESLFLNMSLKHIDARIQSRMNAVKFYEESLKGLPLKPVRATSKVKENGYCAVAMIEPSLRASLIDSLKKANVGYGTIYPGAMSLQSGSAGHLAGKIDNGNAHHISQAVLNLPCYAYITQEELQYVCDTVKKHF, encoded by the coding sequence ATGAGCATTCAACAAGTTCCATTTATCACCCTGAATCGTTTTGAACCTGGTTTCCGTGATGAGTTCCTGAATGGCGTTGCAAATCTTTTCGATAAAACGCAATTCGTGGGCGGTCCTATTGTTGGCGAAATGGAAGCCAACCTTGCAGCTTACACAAAATCCAAACACGCTATCGGTTGTGCCAATGGTACTGACGCTATCCAAATCGCCTTGCGCGCTGTGGGCGTTAACAAGAACGACAAGGTCCTTGTTCCTGACATGACTTTCTGGGCTACTTTTGAAGCCGTTGTCAACGTCGGCGCAAACCCTGTGACTGTGGACGTGAACCGTGAAACATGCCACTGGGATCTTGCCACTTTCAAACAAGCTGTAGAACAATTCAAACCAAAAGCAGCCGTGATGGTTCACCTTTACGGTTGGGCTTCTGCTGACACTTTGGAAATCCGCAAATTCGCCAAAGAAGCAGGCGTTCTTCTGATCGAGGACGGCGCACAGTGCTTCGGCACTGAAATCGACGGTCAGTCCATCCTGGGCACGGCTTTGATTTCAACTACAAGCTTCTACCCGGCAAAAGTTCTGGGTGCCTCCGGCGATGCGGGTGCAATCTTCACGACCAGTGATGAATACGCTAAAAACTGCCGCACTTTGATCAACCACGGCAGAACAGATCACTATTCTCACGGTATGATCGGCTGGAATTCCCGTATCGGAGCTTATGAGTCTTTGTTCCTGAATATGTCCTTGAAACACATCGATGCGCGCATTCAAAGCCGCATGAACGCAGTGAAATTCTATGAAGAGTCCTTGAAAGGACTTCCACTGAAACCAGTGCGTGCGACTTCGAAAGTAAAAGAAAACGGTTACTGTGCGGTTGCGATGATCGAACCTTCTTTGCGCGCTTCATTGATTGATTCATTGAAGAAAGCCAACGTTGGTTACGGTACTATTTACCCAGGCGCGATGAGCCTTCAATCCGGTTCTGCAGGTCACTTGGCTGGCAAAATCGACAACGGCAATGCTCACCATATCTCTCAAGCGGTGTTGAATCTTCCTTGTTATGCTTACATCACTCAGGAAGAGCTTCAGTACGTTTGCGACACAGTTAAGAAGCACTTCTAG
- the ku gene encoding non-homologous end joining protein Ku, whose product MAGSIWKGSISFGLLNIPVSLQSAQSEKEVHFSMLDKKDLARIRYLKVNAKTGKEVPSDRIVKGYEYQSGRYVIMTEGELKKANVKATQTIDIEDFVLLDEVDPMFFERPYYLVPQKGAEKGYYLLRDALQGTHKVAIGKLVIRIKQHLALIMPRGPYLMLEILRFSHEVKSEKQVHFLAASAKKPTYSSKELKMAEELVEGMTSEWKPEQYKDTYYQDVMKTIQRKVKGGQGHRVSEPKEEKIATTDNVIDLMPLLQKSLMAKKKTARRKVRARA is encoded by the coding sequence ATGGCGGGAAGTATCTGGAAAGGCTCTATCAGTTTTGGACTTTTGAATATTCCAGTGAGCCTGCAAAGTGCTCAAAGTGAAAAAGAGGTCCACTTTTCGATGCTGGATAAAAAGGACCTGGCGCGCATTCGCTATCTGAAGGTCAACGCCAAAACCGGCAAGGAAGTTCCCAGTGACCGTATCGTCAAGGGTTATGAATACCAGTCGGGTCGATACGTTATCATGACCGAAGGTGAACTGAAAAAAGCCAACGTCAAAGCCACCCAAACTATCGATATCGAAGATTTTGTTCTGCTGGATGAAGTTGATCCGATGTTCTTCGAGCGGCCCTATTATCTGGTGCCTCAAAAGGGGGCGGAAAAAGGGTATTATTTGCTGCGCGATGCTTTGCAGGGCACGCACAAAGTGGCCATCGGAAAATTGGTCATCCGGATCAAACAGCATCTGGCTTTGATCATGCCACGAGGCCCCTACCTGATGCTGGAGATTCTGCGTTTTTCCCACGAGGTGAAAAGCGAAAAGCAGGTTCATTTTCTGGCGGCTTCGGCCAAGAAGCCCACTTACAGTTCAAAGGAACTGAAAATGGCCGAAGAACTGGTGGAAGGCATGACCAGCGAGTGGAAGCCTGAACAATACAAAGACACTTATTATCAGGATGTGATGAAAACCATCCAGCGCAAAGTTAAAGGGGGCCAGGGGCACAGAGTCAGCGAGCCGAAAGAGGAAAAAATCGCCACCACCGATAATGTTATCGATTTGATGCCGTTGTTGCAAAAAAGTCTGATGGCCAAAAAGAAAACCGCCCGTCGCAAAGTGCGGGCAAGGGCTTAG
- the tsaA gene encoding tRNA (N6-threonylcarbamoyladenosine(37)-N6)-methyltransferase TrmO, producing MKRLGEVFEFSAIGVVRTPFKDRFGVPRQPGLAAQAKGVIKINPDPDLKTALRSLEEFTHIWIVFVFHDHGGKGWKPSIRPPRLGGNRKVGVLASRSPHRPNPIGLSAVLVEKIDFEAEGGPEIHIGGVDLVDGTPVLDIKPYIAYADSIPQASAGWASAPIPRYPVIFSDEAENEILKRDPDGQQNLRALIVDVMELDPRPAFQKRQNPVTDPQSWGQRYGIDVLGNDVKYELRESGLYVYDIQDLKK from the coding sequence ATGAAACGGCTTGGAGAGGTTTTTGAATTTTCGGCAATAGGTGTGGTGCGAACTCCGTTCAAAGACAGGTTCGGAGTCCCGCGCCAGCCAGGGCTTGCGGCGCAGGCCAAAGGGGTGATTAAAATCAACCCCGATCCGGATTTGAAAACCGCTCTGCGTTCACTGGAAGAGTTCACTCACATCTGGATTGTTTTTGTTTTTCACGATCATGGTGGCAAGGGCTGGAAACCCAGCATTCGCCCGCCACGCTTGGGTGGCAATCGTAAAGTCGGTGTTTTGGCTTCGCGTTCTCCGCACCGTCCGAATCCTATCGGGCTCTCGGCGGTCTTGGTTGAAAAAATTGATTTTGAGGCCGAAGGCGGGCCCGAGATTCACATCGGTGGTGTGGATCTGGTGGATGGCACTCCGGTGCTCGATATCAAGCCTTATATCGCTTATGCGGATTCAATCCCTCAGGCCAGTGCAGGGTGGGCGTCCGCGCCGATTCCTCGTTATCCGGTGATTTTCTCTGACGAAGCTGAAAATGAAATTCTGAAACGCGATCCTGACGGTCAGCAGAACCTGCGCGCTTTGATTGTGGATGTGATGGAGCTTGATCCTCGTCCGGCCTTCCAAAAACGTCAGAACCCGGTTACAGACCCTCAATCCTGGGGGCAGCGCTATGGCATCGATGTGCTGGGAAATGATGTGAAGTACGAACTGCGTGAATCAGGTCTTTACGTTTACGACATTCAGGATCTAAAAAAGTAA
- the ligD gene encoding DNA ligase D yields the protein MPLKDYHQKRDFKKTREPKGQTRSKTKKQSKDQLMFVVQEHHASHLHYDFRLEWQGVLKSWAVPKGPSLDPHLKRLAVEVEDHPLEYGNFEGVIPEKQYGAGQVYIWDTGVWIPKGSAAAGFKKGHLEFELKGKRLKGTWDLIRTRLQGRQTQWLLVKREDAYAKAGYEAPLIGAKTTSRRIHSKEAFHFVKPMLALLVDEPPHSKEWIHEVKWDGYRIQAHVHGTSAKLYTRAGHDWSGKMTSVAHDVSGLNVQSAVLDGEVVVLDSKGLSHFQKLQNYFESDPDQKLTYIVFDLLMLNGEDLRDRPLKERRKKLKEILKGKRRGRLRLSQEIKLSKGSWGKLQKQGLEGVISKKTDSLYISGRKGEWVKSKFLNRQEFVIGGYVPGKGSRSDFGALLLGVYEKGRLRFVGKVGTGFNQKNISSLKRQLDKIKVAKKPFTAGDPPQKDAIWVKPQLLAEVRFANWTHGMHLRAPVFVELREDKPAPDVTSDALMLTSPDKVLYGAEGITKLEVAEYYIAIAERMRPYLENRLLALVRCPEGSAGKCFFQKHLNAKAEAIAIFEKDDALYVKDVRGLLELVQMGGYEIHGRNSRSEAPAKPDQFVLDLDPGSGVPWEEVVAAALLFKKDLEALGLRSFVKLSGGKGLHIHVPFKPGPSWDEVKRFTHALAQAWEDRYPDRFVSKMSKKIRHGKIFIDYLRNSKGSTSVLPYSLRARDKSSVALPVAWNHLKKYESGDAVSLKKALQILKSGQDPWANYFARAPVLPIKKTRSAS from the coding sequence ATGCCGTTAAAGGACTATCATCAGAAAAGGGACTTTAAGAAAACCCGCGAACCGAAAGGGCAAACGCGTTCGAAAACAAAAAAGCAGAGCAAAGATCAGTTGATGTTTGTCGTGCAGGAACATCATGCCTCACATTTGCACTATGATTTTCGGCTGGAATGGCAGGGGGTATTGAAAAGCTGGGCTGTGCCAAAAGGTCCCAGCCTGGATCCTCATCTGAAACGCCTTGCTGTCGAAGTGGAAGATCATCCCCTGGAATACGGAAATTTTGAAGGCGTGATTCCCGAAAAACAATACGGGGCGGGTCAGGTGTATATCTGGGATACCGGTGTTTGGATACCGAAAGGCAGTGCGGCGGCAGGCTTCAAGAAAGGCCATCTTGAGTTCGAACTGAAAGGCAAAAGACTGAAAGGCACCTGGGATTTGATTCGCACGCGACTGCAGGGACGGCAAACTCAGTGGCTTTTGGTCAAGCGTGAGGACGCTTATGCAAAAGCAGGCTATGAAGCTCCGCTGATTGGGGCGAAAACCACGTCCCGGCGTATTCATTCCAAAGAAGCCTTTCACTTTGTGAAGCCCATGCTGGCGCTGCTGGTGGATGAACCCCCACACAGCAAAGAATGGATCCACGAAGTCAAATGGGACGGCTATCGCATTCAGGCCCACGTTCATGGCACCAGCGCGAAGCTTTACACCCGCGCCGGGCATGACTGGTCCGGAAAAATGACCTCTGTCGCGCATGATGTGAGCGGATTGAATGTTCAGTCCGCAGTGCTGGACGGCGAGGTCGTGGTCCTGGACAGTAAGGGTCTGAGTCATTTCCAAAAGCTGCAAAATTACTTTGAATCCGATCCGGATCAAAAGCTGACTTACATCGTTTTTGATTTACTGATGCTTAACGGAGAGGATCTGCGCGATCGTCCGCTGAAAGAGCGGCGTAAGAAGCTTAAGGAAATATTAAAAGGAAAACGCCGAGGCCGTCTGCGGCTCAGCCAGGAAATCAAGCTTAGCAAAGGTTCGTGGGGGAAATTGCAAAAGCAGGGGCTGGAAGGGGTGATTTCCAAGAAGACCGACAGTCTTTATATTTCAGGACGAAAAGGCGAATGGGTGAAGAGCAAGTTTTTAAACCGGCAGGAATTCGTCATTGGCGGGTATGTCCCGGGTAAAGGCAGTCGCAGCGATTTTGGGGCGTTGCTGTTGGGGGTCTATGAAAAAGGCCGTCTGCGCTTCGTCGGCAAAGTGGGGACTGGTTTCAATCAGAAAAACATCAGCTCTTTAAAGCGCCAATTGGACAAAATCAAAGTTGCAAAAAAACCTTTTACGGCCGGTGATCCGCCCCAAAAAGACGCCATCTGGGTAAAGCCGCAGTTGCTGGCAGAGGTGCGCTTTGCCAATTGGACCCACGGCATGCATTTGCGGGCTCCGGTATTTGTAGAGCTTCGCGAAGACAAGCCTGCGCCGGACGTCACATCCGATGCGCTCATGCTGACCAGCCCGGATAAAGTTTTATACGGAGCCGAGGGAATCACCAAACTTGAAGTGGCTGAATACTACATCGCCATCGCAGAGCGCATGCGGCCTTATCTGGAAAACCGGCTGCTGGCCCTGGTGCGCTGTCCGGAAGGATCTGCGGGGAAATGTTTTTTTCAAAAGCATTTGAATGCGAAGGCGGAGGCTATTGCGATCTTTGAAAAAGATGATGCCTTGTACGTAAAGGATGTGCGCGGACTTTTGGAGCTGGTGCAGATGGGTGGTTATGAGATTCATGGCCGGAACAGTCGATCGGAAGCCCCGGCGAAACCGGATCAGTTCGTTCTGGATCTGGATCCGGGGTCGGGAGTGCCTTGGGAGGAAGTTGTTGCCGCAGCTTTGCTATTTAAAAAAGATCTGGAAGCTCTGGGGCTTCGCAGCTTTGTGAAGCTTAGCGGGGGCAAGGGGCTGCATATTCACGTGCCGTTTAAGCCGGGACCTTCCTGGGATGAGGTGAAGCGTTTTACCCATGCTCTGGCCCAAGCCTGGGAGGATCGTTATCCGGATCGTTTCGTCAGTAAAATGTCCAAGAAGATTCGTCACGGGAAAATATTTATTGATTATCTTAGAAACTCAAAAGGGTCGACCAGTGTTCTGCCTTATTCACTGCGGGCGAGGGATAAAAGTTCAGTAGCGTTGCCGGTGGCGTGGAATCATTTGAAAAAATATGAAAGCGGGGATGCGGTCAGCCTGAAGAAGGCTTTGCAGATTCTGAAGAGCGGTCAAGACCCGTGGGCGAATTACTTCGCCCGGGCCCCGGTCTTGCCAATTAAGAAAACTAGAAGTGCTTCTTAA